In a single window of the Gossypium hirsutum isolate 1008001.06 chromosome A13, Gossypium_hirsutum_v2.1, whole genome shotgun sequence genome:
- the LOC107893678 gene encoding RNA-binding KH domain-containing protein RCF3: MAGQRNDYGKRSHFQPDYAGNGGGGVKRRNAGEENEQQHGIGPEDTVYRYLCHVKRIGSIIGRGGEIVKQLRLDSKSNIRICEALPGCEERVVMIYSSSEETNPFGDELVSPAQDALFRVHDRVVAEELPADEDLEEQTHVVTVRMLVASDQIGCVIGKGGQVIQSIRSETHAQIRVLSNEHLPPCALTSDELLQIIGEPSVVRKALYQVASRLHDNPSRSQHLLLSSLSNMNPSGGMYMNAPLIGSYGNYSSRRDDGSAREFSLRLVCPVGNIGGVIGKGGGIIKQIRQESGASIKVDSSAAEGDDCIIFISTKEFIEDPSPTINAALRLQSRCSEKTERESGDSVITTRLLVPSSQVGCLIGKGGAIISGMRNATRASIRILSKENLPKVAYEDEEMVQITGGLDVASNAFSQVLLRLRANIFEREGAAATLLPVLPYIPMSLDISDGPKYGNKDGQPRNRGYSSYSGGYSPSDLTASDSKGNYSGSLSGGDIYGNHGGRNSSRGLSNLNQVSHRKHGY, encoded by the exons ATGGCTGGTCAAAGAAATGATTACGGTAAAAGATCTCATTTTCAGCCTGATTACGCTGGAAATGGAGGAGGAGGTGTTAAGAGAAGAAATGCTGGTGAGGAAAATGAACAACAGCATGGGATTGGGCCTGAAGATACCGTTTACCGTTATTTATGTCATGTGAAAAGGATTGGGAGTATTATAGGAAGAGGTGGTGAGATTGTGAAACAGTTGAGGTTAGATAGTAAGTCGAACATTAGGATTTGTGAAGCTCTGCCGGGTTGCGAGGAGAGGGTTGTTATGATTTATAGTTCCAGTGAGGAAACAAATCCATTTGGTGATGAGCTTGTTTCGCCTGCTCAGGATGCTTTGTTTAGGGTACACGATAGGGTTGTCGCGGAAGAGTTGCCTGCTGATGAGGATTTGGAGGAGCAGACACATGTGGTTACTGTGAGAATGCTTGTGGCATCTGACCAGATTGGTTGTGTTATTGGGAAAGGTGGACAAGTGATTCAAAGTATAAGGAGTGAAACACATGCTCAGATTCGGGTTTTAAGCAATGAGCATTTACCTCCGTGTGCATTGACTTCAGATGAGCTTCTTCAG ATAATTGGAGAGCCCTCTGTTGTGAGGAAGGCTCTTTATCAGGTGGCATCTCGCCTTCATGATAACCCTTCAAGATCCCAGCACTTGCTTCTCTCCTCTCTATCTAATATGAATCCATCAGGTGGGATGTACATGAATGCCCCCCTTATTGGTTCTTATGGAAATTATTCTTCTAGAAGAGATGATGGTTCTGCAAGGGAGTTTTCTCTTCGTTTGGTATGCCCGGTTGGAAATATTGGGGGTGTGATTGGAAAAGGTGGTGGTATTATCAAACAGATTAGACAGGAGTCTGGGGCATCGATTAAAGTTGATAGCTCTGCAGCTGAAGGAGATGATTGCATTATATTCATATCAACAAAAGAG TTCATTGAAGACCCATCCCCTACCATCAATGCTGCTTTGCGCTTGCAATCACGATGCAGTgaaaaaacagaaagagaatCAGGTGATTCTGTAATCACCACCCGTCTACTTGTTCCAAGTTCACAGGTTGGATGCCTTATCGGTAAAGGTGGGGCAATAATATCTGGGATGAGGAATGCTACTAGGGCTAGTATTCGCATACTTTCTAAGGAAAACCTTCCCAAAGTTGCATATGAAGATGAAGAAATGGTGCAG ATTACTGGAGGTCTTGATGTTGCTAGCAATGCCTTTTCGCAAGTACTGTTGCGGCTGAGAGCCAATATATTTGAAAGAGAAGGAGCAGCAGCAACGCTTTTGCCTGTTCTTCCCTACATTCCCATGTCATTAGACATTTCAGATGGTCCTAAATATGGTAACAAAGATGGTCAACCGCGTAATCGTGGATACTCTTCTTACTCAGGGGGATACAGCCCTAGTGATTTGACTGCAAGTGACAGTAAAGGAAATTATAGTGGTTCACTT AGTGGAGGTGATATATATGGAAATCATGGTGGTCGCAACTCCAGCCGGGG GTTGTCCAATCTAAATCAAGTTTCACATAGGAAGCATGGGTATTAG